A part of Marinomonas rhizomae genomic DNA contains:
- a CDS encoding putative bifunctional diguanylate cyclase/phosphodiesterase produces MGVVFSKSLFTKQAILTLALAVVLSLVSSGIQFVDGVRSQKAEINKDFEVLLAAFEKPLSEAVFRLDTAFAQRQIDSLLVNPAIAHVEVRDESGELFVEATAAQRDFSVSDTLANYFLSDLHDYSTELRMERPIFLAGHVFILPEKRYLLDKIFKEHLSSLIYNLFKDVLLASLISLVFYFLVTHPLMRLSESLSTVGDKKELPLPRSFYRHHKSDELGHLHSTFAVLWKRLSTALSDLERSDSHTKAMIEHAADGILLLDENNKITLVNAAAEYMLKMKGEELRSKSLDVLHLPSSWSNFATILDSLEVNSSSTVETMYRVKGIELPVEIRLAKYKVLDKIETLLLIRDVSERKETEARIHHLAYFDSVTNLPNRQYLADKLHDALKCKLQDSNTTYSAVVFMDLDRFKTINDSLGHNVGDQLLCCVASQLSSLSEENIVFARMGGDEFAFLLTHIGDDKEKVEKAIKGFVESVMYACQQVKKAGRHEVHITASLGATIFDGNEGSAEVILKQADTALYRAKESGRNTFALYRPEMQAVSDARLDMEKALHHATEFKLFELYYQPQTNDKNELIGAEALIRWKDDKKGFISPAEFIPVAEEIGLIVEIGHWVLNEALSQVASWLKEGKWQLSWRMSINVSPIQFQQAGFLPMLKAQLEKHDVPAHCVDLEITENMLLNDLSSCLEKMNAIKALGVHLSIDDFGTGYSSLKYLKSLPIDRLKIDQSFVRDLLTDKSDEAIVHAVIAMAKALNISVLAEGVETLLHYDRLREIDCFYYQGYYFGHPLPPNEFIAAFVHDSSTPKFS; encoded by the coding sequence ATGGGTGTCGTATTTTCTAAATCATTGTTTACTAAGCAAGCTATTTTAACCTTAGCGCTTGCCGTTGTTTTAAGTTTAGTTAGTAGCGGTATTCAATTCGTTGATGGCGTTAGATCTCAAAAAGCAGAGATAAATAAAGATTTCGAAGTATTACTGGCTGCTTTTGAAAAACCATTGTCTGAAGCGGTTTTTCGATTAGATACAGCCTTTGCACAACGACAAATCGATAGTTTGCTTGTTAACCCTGCCATTGCTCACGTAGAAGTTCGTGATGAATCGGGTGAGCTCTTTGTAGAAGCAACGGCAGCCCAGCGTGATTTTTCAGTATCAGATACATTAGCCAACTATTTTTTATCAGACCTTCATGATTACAGCACAGAACTTCGTATGGAAAGGCCAATTTTTTTGGCTGGTCATGTATTTATATTGCCTGAAAAACGATACCTTCTTGATAAAATCTTCAAAGAACATCTTTCTAGCCTGATCTATAATTTGTTCAAAGATGTATTGCTCGCATCATTAATCTCCCTTGTATTTTATTTTTTAGTTACCCATCCATTAATGCGTCTAAGCGAGTCTTTGTCGACGGTTGGCGATAAAAAAGAATTGCCTTTGCCTCGATCATTTTATCGGCATCATAAGTCGGATGAATTGGGGCATTTACATTCTACTTTTGCTGTTTTATGGAAGCGTTTAAGTACTGCATTGAGCGATTTAGAGCGCAGTGATAGCCATACAAAGGCAATGATAGAGCACGCTGCGGATGGGATTTTGTTGTTGGATGAAAACAACAAAATTACTTTGGTAAACGCGGCCGCAGAATATATGTTGAAGATGAAAGGTGAGGAGCTTCGATCGAAATCGCTCGATGTGTTGCACTTGCCATCATCCTGGTCAAACTTTGCAACTATTTTGGATTCGCTTGAAGTAAACTCATCTTCTACTGTTGAAACAATGTACCGTGTAAAAGGGATTGAATTACCTGTTGAGATACGTTTAGCCAAGTACAAAGTATTAGACAAAATAGAAACCTTGTTACTGATTCGTGATGTTTCTGAGCGCAAAGAAACAGAAGCACGAATTCATCATCTAGCCTATTTCGACTCAGTCACTAACTTACCTAATCGACAATATTTGGCTGATAAACTTCATGACGCTCTAAAATGTAAGCTGCAGGACTCTAATACAACTTACTCAGCTGTTGTCTTTATGGATCTCGATAGATTTAAAACCATCAATGATTCTTTAGGTCATAATGTAGGCGATCAATTATTGTGCTGTGTAGCGTCACAACTGTCTTCATTGAGCGAAGAGAATATCGTGTTCGCAAGAATGGGCGGCGATGAGTTTGCTTTTTTATTAACGCACATCGGCGATGATAAAGAGAAAGTTGAAAAGGCCATCAAGGGTTTTGTTGAAAGTGTTATGTATGCCTGCCAGCAGGTTAAAAAAGCAGGTCGTCATGAAGTTCACATTACCGCCAGTTTAGGCGCTACTATTTTCGATGGTAACGAAGGCTCAGCGGAAGTGATTTTAAAACAGGCAGATACGGCTTTGTATCGCGCAAAGGAATCTGGCCGAAATACTTTTGCGCTGTATAGACCAGAAATGCAGGCCGTTTCCGATGCTCGCCTTGATATGGAAAAAGCACTTCACCATGCGACAGAATTTAAACTGTTTGAGTTGTATTACCAGCCACAAACGAATGATAAAAATGAATTGATTGGTGCGGAAGCTCTGATTCGGTGGAAAGATGATAAAAAGGGCTTTATTTCTCCTGCTGAGTTTATCCCTGTTGCCGAAGAGATTGGTCTCATAGTTGAAATCGGCCACTGGGTTTTAAATGAAGCGTTATCTCAGGTAGCGTCGTGGTTGAAAGAGGGGAAATGGCAGCTTTCTTGGCGCATGTCCATTAATGTTAGTCCTATCCAGTTCCAACAAGCTGGTTTTCTGCCTATGTTGAAAGCCCAGTTAGAAAAACATGATGTTCCTGCCCACTGTGTTGATCTTGAAATCACAGAGAATATGCTGCTGAATGATCTTTCGTCTTGCTTGGAAAAAATGAACGCCATAAAAGCATTGGGTGTACACCTTTCCATTGATGACTTTGGAACCGGTTATTCTTCTCTTAAATATTTAAAATCTTTGCCGATAGATAGATTGAAAATAGATCAATCGTTTGTTCGAGATTTATTGACAGATAAAAGTGATGAAGCGATTGTTCATGCTGTTATTGCGATGGCGAAAGCGCTTAACATCAGTGTTCTTGCTGAAGGAGTAGAGACTTTACTTCATTATGATCGATTACGTGAAATAGACTGCTTTTATTACCAAGGCTACTATTTTGGACATCCTCTGCCACCAAACGAATTTATTGCTGCATTTGTTCACGATTCATCCACGCCTAAATTCTCTTAA
- a CDS encoding FMN-binding glutamate synthase family protein: MDFLSSLATLTIHWGALLFVFLLFLALISVVVMYWVDSHQTTHTIRRNYPVVGRFRYIFEHLGEFFRQYFFAMDREERPFDRAERSWAYRAAKKVDTTIAFGSTRSLETPGDIFFLNCAFPTLDEDAAQPKEVCIGEYTAKKPYRTRSVVNISGMSFGALSKPAVQALSKGARKAGIWMNTGEGGLSPYHLEGGCDLVFQIGTAKYGVRNLEGHLDDTKLTSLAEHENVRMFEIKMSQGAKPGKGGMLPGAKVTEEIAHTRGIAVGQDSISPNGHTDIKSIDDLLNMVRHVRQVTSKPVGFKMVVGDLKFFETLCELIHKKGIDYCPDFITIDSSDGGTGAAPQPLMDYVGMHLRESLPTVVNIVTSYGLRRYIKIIASGKLIVPGKAAWALSAGADFVVTARGFLFSLGCIQALQCNKNTCPTGITTHNPELQKGLVAAEKSERVANYAAELLHGIGMIAHSCGVKEPRELNRSHVRIIENQSRSVLFSDVNPMPNVRSEFINMTALQEKSASVAAEDRLQ, from the coding sequence ATGGATTTTTTGTCTTCATTGGCGACATTGACCATTCATTGGGGCGCGCTACTGTTTGTATTTTTACTGTTTTTAGCCCTTATATCTGTGGTGGTTATGTATTGGGTTGATTCCCATCAAACTACTCATACCATTAGGCGAAATTACCCGGTCGTTGGGCGATTCCGTTATATCTTTGAGCATCTGGGGGAGTTCTTCCGTCAGTATTTTTTTGCAATGGATCGTGAAGAGCGTCCGTTTGATCGTGCTGAGCGTTCATGGGCTTATCGAGCAGCTAAAAAAGTAGATACCACAATAGCTTTTGGCTCGACGCGCTCTTTGGAAACACCGGGTGATATTTTCTTTTTAAACTGTGCTTTCCCAACACTAGATGAAGACGCGGCGCAGCCGAAAGAAGTATGTATCGGTGAATACACCGCGAAGAAACCTTATCGAACTCGATCTGTTGTGAATATTTCTGGAATGAGCTTTGGTGCTTTGTCCAAACCTGCGGTACAAGCTTTATCAAAGGGAGCGCGCAAAGCGGGCATTTGGATGAATACCGGAGAGGGTGGGTTATCACCTTATCATCTTGAAGGTGGTTGTGATCTAGTTTTCCAAATTGGTACTGCGAAATATGGCGTGCGAAATTTAGAAGGGCATCTAGACGATACAAAGCTGACCAGTTTGGCAGAGCATGAAAATGTTCGTATGTTTGAGATTAAAATGAGCCAAGGGGCCAAGCCTGGTAAAGGCGGTATGCTGCCTGGAGCAAAAGTGACCGAGGAAATTGCTCATACTCGTGGGATAGCAGTGGGCCAAGATTCGATAAGCCCAAACGGCCATACCGATATTAAATCCATCGATGATTTATTGAATATGGTTCGTCATGTCCGTCAAGTTACCTCTAAGCCAGTCGGCTTTAAAATGGTGGTTGGGGATTTGAAATTCTTTGAGACGTTATGCGAATTAATACATAAAAAGGGCATCGATTACTGCCCTGACTTTATCACTATTGATAGCTCTGATGGTGGAACGGGCGCGGCACCTCAGCCATTAATGGATTATGTTGGCATGCATTTGCGTGAAAGTTTGCCGACCGTAGTGAATATCGTGACTTCTTATGGTTTGCGTCGCTATATTAAAATCATCGCGTCAGGAAAGTTAATTGTTCCTGGAAAGGCGGCTTGGGCCTTGAGTGCAGGCGCCGATTTTGTTGTCACTGCTCGTGGGTTCTTGTTTTCATTGGGTTGTATTCAAGCGCTACAGTGCAATAAAAATACCTGCCCAACAGGGATTACGACTCATAACCCAGAGTTACAGAAAGGCTTAGTGGCAGCAGAAAAATCTGAGCGAGTTGCTAACTATGCAGCAGAACTGTTGCATGGCATCGGCATGATTGCGCATTCTTGTGGGGTAAAAGAGCCAAGAGAGCTTAACCGTTCACATGTCCGTATTATAGAAAATCAAAGTAGATCTGTGTTGTTCTCGGATGTTAACCCAATGCCCAATGTGCGATCTGAATTCATCAATATGACCGCACTTCAAGAAAAATCTGCATCTGTTGCTGCAGAGGATAGGTTACAGTAA